GGACAAGTGTGACTGACCAGGCACCACTGACCGAAGGACCCGTCAGGGCCGGACCCGGGTCGCGGACGGCTCGGACGTGGGTCGCGTTCGCGGTGGCCCTGACTCTGCTCGTCGGTGTCGTAGCGGTCCTGGTCGTGCGCGCGCGGACATCGCGGGACGGGCCATCGCCGTTCCGCGCGGGGTCGGAGCCAGGACTGGCGGGTTTCGACGCGGAGGTCGGAGTCGTCGGCATCGTCGGCCTGTCACGCATCGAGGCCACCGCGCCGTTCACGCTCGTCGCCGTACGGCCCGAGAAGCAGGATCGTGAGCTCGACGTCCTCGCCGTACGCGCCATCTTCCACGGGCGTGGCATCAGCCCGAGTGGCCATCGCATGTACAGCGGCTATCCGCTCGTCACGTGCTGGCGCACGTGGCCGGTCGCGGGCTTCGGGCCCAGCTACCCGGTCGAGGGGCTGCATTTCGCTGCCGGTGACGTCGCGCAGCTTGTGTTCTACGTCCGCTCCGATCGGGCGGGCGCGCGTTGGATGGAGGGGTACGAGATCGAGTACCGCGACGCGGGGGGCCGCGTCCGGAAGGAGAGCGGCGAGACGTTCCGTTTCGAGATGCACCTGCAGCGTCCGGGGGAGCAACCGGTTCCGGATCACGAGATCGCGCCGTGTCACCCCGACCGACCGAACGGCTGGGTACGAGTCGTCGACGGCTTCCCGCGGTGACGCGGGACGTACCCGGTCACACACTCGGCGGACGGGCAGGTGAGGTGCACCAGGGGTGGTCGTACGGCCGCGGTGTTCGTCGCCGCCCAGGCCGCGTCGCAGGGGCTTCCCCGCTAGCCTCGTCCGCATGTGGCGATGGACGTACGACACCGGCGGCGCGAGCGCGGAGTTCCCCTCGCAGGCGGACGCCGAGGGCTGGCTCGGCGAGGCCTGGCGTGAGCTGCTCGACGCGGGCACGACGGCGGTGACGCTGATGGAGGGCGACCGCGAGGTCTACGGCCCGATGTCCCTCGAGCCCGCTTAGCGCGCTCGTTCCGTGGAGCCCGCGCGCCGGTCTCACGCGTCGTGATCTTCACGGAACGGCCGGCGGCGGGCGCCGAGCACGGGGGCTAGACCGTCCCGGCTAGCCCGGACCACCCGCGGGGACTATGGCGGGGCGGCCGGTCGGTTACGTTGAGTGAAGCCTCCCGTACGTTTCGTCGGAAGGCCCGCATGTCCGAGAGCTTCGTCCGCCGCAACCTCACCACGATCCTCGTGGCCATGACCACGGCGGCGGTGACCGGAGGCGGCACCGCCGTCGCCGCGACCGTCGTCGACTTCGCCCGCAACGCCGACAAGGTCGACAACATCCACGCCGCGCCCGCGACGACCACCGCGTCCAAGGCGGGGAAGCTCATCGCGACCGGCTCCGACGGCAAGCTGCCGCCGGGCATCATCCCCACGCCGACGAACGCCGACCGCGTCGACGGCCTGCACGCCGTCGGCGCCAGCTCGACGGCGTCGAAGGCCGGGAAGCTCATTGGCACCAACAGCGCCGGCCAGTTCCCCACGAGCGTCATCCCGAAGGACGCGACGCCGTTCGCGCAGTACGTCGTCGTGCGCAGTGACGCGGGCAGCGCCGCCGCCAACGCGAGCCGCCTCCAGTCGAAGATCAACGCCCTCACCGCCACGGCCGACAAGCGCTACGTCGTGCTCGTCGAGCCCGGCGCGTACGCGTTCGGCACGAGCAGGCTCACGATGAAGCCGTTCGTCGACGTCGTCGGCGCGGGCCCCGACCGTACGGTCCTCACTGGCGGTGGCGGGGCGTCGGCCGACGCCGCGACCGTGCAGCTGGCGAAGGACTCCGCGCTGCGCCAGCTGACCGTGAAGACGTACGCCACCAGCGCGACCGCGGCGCCGTACGTCGGCGGCCTCGCCTTCAACGACGCGTCCGGCGCGGCGGAGGTGTCCGACGTGAAGGTCGACGTGGCGTACAACATGCCGCAGTCGTCGGGCAGCGGCAGGGCGTACGGCGTCCGCCACACCGGCGCGAACCTGACCCTGCGCGACGTCGACATCAGCGTCGCCAACGGCGGCGTGACCAACCACGGCGTCTACAACACCGGCTTCCTCACGGCGGAGCGGACGACCGCGATCGCCAACGGGGGCGCGCAGTACAACTACGGCGTCGAGACGTTCGGCGACGCCAGCATCTACATGACGTACAGCTCTGTGACGCTGACCGACTCGAAGTTCGCCGCGTACAACGGCGGGGTCAACTGGGGCGTCAAGTCGTACAACGGCTTCGGCACGCTCGTCCGCACGCACCTCGTCGGCTCCATCGCGCTCGAGTCGCACTCGGGCGAGGACATCGCGGAGTGGTTCGAGATCGACGGCGGCGTGCTCGAGGGGTCGGCGTCGACCGTCGTCATGTACCCGGACAACACCGCGAACGTCTGGCGCGGTACGCAGCTCCACGGCGGCCCCGTCAACGCGTACGGCGGCGCCACCGGCACGGTCACGTGCAGGGGCGTCTTCGACGAGGCGAGGACGTTCTACTCGGGCAGCTGCCCGTCGTAAGAGGCCGCTAGACCTCGGCCCCGCGCTCGACGCGGGGCCGAGGGAGGCGCTGGCGGCGGAACTGCGTGTTACGCGCGATGCCGTACCAGGTCAGCGACTTGCGCTTGGCCTCGGTGCCGTTCGGGAAGTGCTTGTCGAGCGCGCGGCCGACGGCCTTCGCGGCGAGCACCGAGTCGAGGACCAGCACGACGACGACGAGCGGGAACACCAGCGACCCCGCCATCTGCAACGCCTTCACCGGGGTCAGCGTCAGCCCCATGCCGACGAGCCAGCCGGAGATCGCGATCCAGCCGAGCGAGCGCCGCGCGTCGACCGCGTCGCGGACCACGGCGCGTTCGGGGCCGGCGGCGATCGGCGGGTAGTACTTCTCCTCGCCGCTGCGCATGGCCTCGCGCATGGTGCGGCGCAGCTCCGCGCGCTCGGCGCGGCTGCTCGCGGCGGCGGCCCTGCCCCTCGGCCCCTTCGGCGCGACCAGCGGCTTCTTGCGGGCCGCGACCTTCTCCGAGCGCTTCGGCGTCGGCCTGCCCTTGCCGCCCTGCTTGGTGTCAGTCACCCGTCGGCGCCGGTCCCGGGAGGGCGAGCATCCGGTCGAGCGCGACGCGCGCGTACCTGCGCGTCTCGGGGTCGACCACGATCTCGTTGACGACGTTGCCGTCGACCAGGCTCTCCAGCGCCCACACGAGGTGCGGGAGGTCGATGCGGTTCATGGTCGAGCAGAAGCAGACGGTCTTGTCGAGGTACGAGACCGGCTTGTCCGGGTGCTCGTGGGCGAGGCGGTTGACGAGGTTGAGCTCGGTGCCGATCGCGAACGCCGTCCCGCTCGGCGCCTCCCGCACGGTCTTGATGATGTACTCGGTCGACCCCACCAGGTCGGCGGCCTGGACGACCTCGTACCGGCACTCGGGGTGCACCAGGACCGTGACGCCGGGTACGCGCTCGCGGACCTCGGCGACGTTCTCCGCGGTGAACCGCCCGTGCACCGAGCAGTGCCCCTGCCAGAGGATCACCTTGGCGGCGCGGAGCTGGTCGTCGGTGAGGCCGCCGTTCTCGCGGCGGGGGTTCCAGAGGGCGCAGTCCTCGAGCGTCAGGCCGAGCTCGCGGACGGCGGTGTTGCGGCCGAGGTGCTGGTCGGGGAGGAAGAGGATCTTCGAGCCCTGCTCGAACGCCCACTCCATCGCGCGCTTCGCGTTCGAGGACGTGCAGACCGCGCCGCCGTGGCGGCCGGTGAACGCCTTGATGTCGGCGGAGGAGTTCATGTACGTGAGCGGCACGACGTCGCCCGCGACACCCGCGTCGGTCAGCGCGTCCCAGCAGTCCTCGACCTGGTCGATCGCGGCCATGTCGGCCATCGAGCAGCCGGCGGCGAGGTCGGGGAGGACGACGCGCTGCCGCTCGCCGGTGAGGATGTCGGCGGACTCGGCCATGAAGTGCACGCCGCAGAACACGACGTACTCCGCATCGGGCCGCGCCGCCGCCTCCTGCGCCAGCTTGAACGAGTCCCCGGTCACGTCGGCGAACTGGATGACCTCGTCGCGCTGGTAGTGGTGCCCGAGCACGAACAGCCGGTCGCCGAGCTTGGCCTTCGCGACGCGCGCGCGCTCGACCAGGCCGGGGTCGCTGGCGGCGGGCAGGTCGCCGGGGCAGACGGTGCCGCGCTCGGAGTCGGCCTGGGCCTGGCGGCCGAGCAGCAGCAGTGCCACGGGCGTCGGCGTCGGCGCCGGAGCGGTCGTCACGATCGTTGAGTCTCCCACGCTCCGTACAACGCGGCCGGGTGGTTGAGGCTTCCGCTTCGTGTGCGTGCGGGAGCAGACTGCGGCGCATGCGGGTCCTCGTCGCGCCGAACGCGTTCGCCGGGACCCTCGGCGCCCGCGAGGCGGGCGAGGCGATCGCGGCGGGCTGGCGAGCGCGGCGCCCCTCCGACGTCGTGACCGTGGTGCCGGTGGCGGACGGCGGCCCGGGGACTCTCGACGCGCTGGCGTCGCTCGGCGAGCTGCGTACGGCGGCCGTGGAGGACGCGTTCTGCCGGCGGGTCGACGCGTCCTGGCTGCTGCTGCCCGACGGCACTGCCGTGATCGAGAGCGCGCTGGCCTGCGGGCGGCACCTCGGCGTCGATCCCTTGTGCGCGACGACCGCGGGGGTCGGCGAGCTGGTCTGCGCGGCGCTGGGGGAGGGCGTACGCCGCGTCGTCGTCGGCGTCGGCGGTACCGCCACGACCGACGGCGGGGCCGGGATGGCCGCGGCGCTCGGCGCGTGGCTGCTCGACGGGTCGGGGCACCCCGTGGCGCCCGGCGGCGCGTCCCTGGCGGGGCTCGACCGGGTGGACCTGTCGGACATGGACCCGCGTCTCCCGTCCGTCGAAGTCGTGGTGGCGGCCGACGTCGACAACGTGCTCTGCGGGCCCGACGGCGCGGCGCGGGGCTTCGCGGCGCAGAAGGGCGCGTCGGCGGCCGAGGTGGAGGCGCTGGACGCGGCTTTGGCGCGGTACGCCGCCGTCGTCGAGCGCGACGTACCCGGGGCGGAGGGCGTCTCCGCGCGCCCGCACGCCGGGGCCGGCGGCGGGCTGGGGGCGGGGCTGATGGCGTTCGGCGGGGCGTCGGCGAGCCCCGGAGCGGCGTACGTCCTCGGTCTGCTCGGCCTGTCCAAGCGCGTGGCGCTGGCGGACGTGGTGGTGACGGGGGAGGGGACGTTCGACTGGCAGTCGCTGCGCGGGAAGGCGCCGGTGGCCGTGGCGAAGCTGGCGCAGGCGAACGGCGTGCCGTGCCTCGTGCTCGCCGGGCAGGTCGAGGTCGGGCGGCGCGAGGCGGGTGCGGCGGGGATCGACGCGACGTACGCCGTCGCCGACCTCGCCGGGTCGGTCGCGGAGGCGCTGGCCGCGCCCGCCGAGTGGCTGACCGAGCTGGGCGGACGGGTCGCGTCGGAGTGGTCGCGCTAGCGGTCGTCCGGGTGGCTTTACGTGATCTTGGCAACGTTCGTGTCGCCCGAGCAGCACGAACGTTGCCAAGATCACGAAAGAGTCGGGGCGGCCAGCTTTCGGGGTGCGTTCTGCGCTTTTTCCCCGTACGAGGCGCAACCGGGTTGCGCAGGTCACGGGGCCGGGCGGGCTGCTCTGTGGGACCATGGAATCCGGCGCCGCCTCCGATGGTTGGCACCGCACACACGCAGCCGTACCGAACAGGAGCCCCATGACCGAGACCCAGACCGCCCAGTCGAGCGTCGTCCTCACGGACACCGCCGCGGCCAAGGTCAAGTCCCTGCTCGAGCAGGAGGGCCGCGACGACCTCGCGCTGCGCATCGCCGTGCAGCCCGGCGGCTGCTCGGGCCTGCGCTACCAGCTCTTCTTCGACGACCGCACGCTCGACGGCGACTCGTTCCACGACTTCGGCGGCGTCAAGGTCGTCGTGGACCGGATGAGCACGCCGTACCTCGGCGGCGCCAGCATCGACTTCGTCGACACGATCGAGAAGCAGGGCTTCACGATCGACAACCCCAACGCCAAGGGCTCCTGCGCCTGCGGCGAGTCGTTCCACTAGACGTCGTACGTCCGAAGGGGCGGCACCCGCGTACGCGCGGGGCCGCCCCTTCGTCGTTCCCCCGGAGCTACTCGGGCGCGCCCGTGCTGCCCGGCTCGACGGGAGCCGTGCCGGGGCGCAGGCCGCCGGAGGTCCCGCCCGTCCCGACGTCGCCGGTCGAGCCCGCGCCGCCGTCGGGCGGCACCTCGCCGCCGGGGTCGGTGACGAGCGGCTGGTCCACGGCCGGCGGCTGCTCGAGGTAGCGGTCGGGCAGCGCGAGCAGGGGCTCTGGCCAGGTGCTGCCCTCGAACGTCAGCAGCCAGGCCGGCGTGAGGAACGCCTGCTTCCCGTCGTACGACCCGTTGAGCATCAGCCCGAGGCGCAGGGTCGTGGCCTCGCGCGGCTGCGGCTGCTCAGGCTTGGGGCAGGGCTCGTCCTCCGGGCAGATGACTCCGATGGCCGGCGTGCTGACGTGTCCCCAGACGCGGTACGCCGCGTCGCGCGGCGCCAGGAGCGGATAGAGCGCGTCGGGCTCCGTGCCGCCGAGGTACCCGGCGGCGTAGAGGATCGCGCCCTCGACGTCGACCGTGACGCGGGTCTCGAAGCCGAGCGTCGGCAGCCCCGCGACCTCGGGCGCGACGACGACCTCCTTGCCGAGCCACGCGTCGTTGAACGTCACCGCGCCGGTCACGCCCACCGCGTCGAACACCCGCTGCGCCACCGCGCGCGCGTCGGCGTCGCTCGGCTGCGGCGGCGGGCTCGGGGCGGGTCGCGGCGCGGGGACCTCGCAGGCAGGCTCGGCGCCGTCGGGCGGCGGCGGGCAGTCGGCCGGCGCCGGGTCGATCACGCAGATGTCGGTGCCGTCGGGTGTCGGCTTGCACTCCGGGGTGTCGTCGCTGGAGACGGGCTC
The Frankiaceae bacterium genome window above contains:
- a CDS encoding DUF3043 domain-containing protein — translated: MTDTKQGGKGRPTPKRSEKVAARKKPLVAPKGPRGRAAAASSRAERAELRRTMREAMRSGEEKYYPPIAAGPERAVVRDAVDARRSLGWIAISGWLVGMGLTLTPVKALQMAGSLVFPLVVVVLVLDSVLAAKAVGRALDKHFPNGTEAKRKSLTWYGIARNTQFRRQRLPRPRVERGAEV
- the nadA gene encoding quinolinate synthase NadA — its product is MTTAPAPTPTPVALLLLGRQAQADSERGTVCPGDLPAASDPGLVERARVAKAKLGDRLFVLGHHYQRDEVIQFADVTGDSFKLAQEAAARPDAEYVVFCGVHFMAESADILTGERQRVVLPDLAAGCSMADMAAIDQVEDCWDALTDAGVAGDVVPLTYMNSSADIKAFTGRHGGAVCTSSNAKRAMEWAFEQGSKILFLPDQHLGRNTAVRELGLTLEDCALWNPRRENGGLTDDQLRAAKVILWQGHCSVHGRFTAENVAEVRERVPGVTVLVHPECRYEVVQAADLVGSTEYIIKTVREAPSGTAFAIGTELNLVNRLAHEHPDKPVSYLDKTVCFCSTMNRIDLPHLVWALESLVDGNVVNEIVVDPETRRYARVALDRMLALPGPAPTGD
- a CDS encoding glycerate kinase, producing MRVLVAPNAFAGTLGAREAGEAIAAGWRARRPSDVVTVVPVADGGPGTLDALASLGELRTAAVEDAFCRRVDASWLLLPDGTAVIESALACGRHLGVDPLCATTAGVGELVCAALGEGVRRVVVGVGGTATTDGGAGMAAALGAWLLDGSGHPVAPGGASLAGLDRVDLSDMDPRLPSVEVVVAADVDNVLCGPDGAARGFAAQKGASAAEVEALDAALARYAAVVERDVPGAEGVSARPHAGAGGGLGAGLMAFGGASASPGAAYVLGLLGLSKRVALADVVVTGEGTFDWQSLRGKAPVAVAKLAQANGVPCLVLAGQVEVGRREAGAAGIDATYAVADLAGSVAEALAAPAEWLTELGGRVASEWSR
- the erpA gene encoding iron-sulfur cluster insertion protein ErpA: MTETQTAQSSVVLTDTAAAKVKSLLEQEGRDDLALRIAVQPGGCSGLRYQLFFDDRTLDGDSFHDFGGVKVVVDRMSTPYLGGASIDFVDTIEKQGFTIDNPNAKGSCACGESFH